The window AACCACTCTTTTCCATCCTCGCGGTCACCGAAAACGCGCGCAGCAAGCTCGTAAATCCGAACAACCCGGCCCAGCCGGTCGCTTTCTTCCAGATTCAGCGGCTCATTCCGCTGCCTGCGATGCTTCAGCGTCCGAAGGGGTATCACGACCTCCAGCAATTCCCCCATTTTTATCCCGGAATAGGACGAGAATTGTTCGAGGGCAGACAGCGGTACCCCGCTTTCCACCGCTCGCCAATCGAATGCCGCGGAAGGAAATTCAGGACGTGGAATCGAAGCAGCATGCGCCATAGAGACAGTATGCCACAATTATCGCGGCAGATTGCCCCACAATCCCCCGGGATTATGACGCTATTGCTCCCCTATCGCCCAGTAATTTGCCCTCGCCACCACATGCGCCCCGTAATCCTGCGTCAAATGCACCCGCAGCGTATGCAATCCCGGTGTCGAATCGCTGGGATAAAAGCTCAACAGATACCGGTTCCGCGCATGCTGGGCAACCTCAGTCACCCGCTCCTCAAAAGCCTTGTCGCGCGTAAACGGCGCATACTCCCCACCGCTCATCAGCGCAATCTGCTTCGCGACATTCTTCTTGATCGCCTGCACAGCCATGAGCAGCGTACTAATCGGGTTCATGACACGGTTGTCCCCGTTGTCCTTGAGATCATGCGAAAACTCCGCCCGCGCAGGCGAAAACGTCAGGCTCAGTACCAGAACATCCGTCAACCCGATCCGCTCCACCAGCTTTTCCGGCCTGATATGCCTGCTGCCGTGGTCTCGCTCTTCGCTAATCAGCAACAGCACCCGCCGATATTCCTTGGGCTGCGTTTGCAGCAGGTCGACCGCATACCCCACCGTGTCCAGAATCGCGCTGCCGCCATCTCCCGGCGCAAAATGCCGCAGATCGTCCGTTAGATCGCTTTCGGACTGGGTAAAATCCCGCACCAGTTGCGGCTTGCTGTCAAAACCCACTAGCGCCGCCTCGCTCTTGCCGTCACCCAGAAACAGATCCAACAGCGGCCCCAGCTTCGCCACCTTGTCAAATTCCAGTGCACTCGCCCTTCCCTGCTCCACGGCCACCACCAGCGCCACCGGAGCGGTGTCCATATCCTCCTCTACCCGCAGCTTTTGCGGAACCCCGTTATCCTCCACTACAAAATCGCCGACCTTCAGCCCGTAGATCACCTGGCCATGGTCCTTTTCGACCAGCGTCGGCACCAACACGACATTTGTCGTGACCCGCAGCGTAGGAGTCTCCTCCTGCGGCGTCGGCATTGGTTTCGGCGGCTCTGGAGGAGGTAACTGCTGCGCCCGCGCCACCGCACCGGCGACGCCAAATCCCGTCAAACCTAACCCTAGCAACCAGAGGACTCCCAAAATCCTCCCGCGCCATCCCACGCAACAATTCCCAGCCATCCGCACCCCATCCCGCAAAGTCGCTCGTTTCCAAGCCCGCGCTTCCCAGATTAGACGAAACGCCACGAAGTACGGACGAAGCCGGAAACCATGTCCCCGCTCCGGCTGTCTGCGAAATTAAAGTCGAGCTAACTCACAGGTCAGTCGTCTGTCACGATAGAAGGCACCTATGGCGTCAATTGAGGGATGCAGTTTGGCTTCATTCTCCATCGAAGCGGAGCGGTCGCAGATCAACCAGGCAGATCTCGCGTCGCTCGTCACGTCCTACTCCGCACTCCTCTTTCGCGTCGCACATTCCGTCCTGCGAAGCCGCGCCGAAGCCGAAGACGTCGTGCAGGACGCATTCCTGCGCGTCTTAAAACACCACCGGTCCCTTCACGAAATACGCGACACCCGAGTCTGGCTCGTGCGCATCGCCTGGAATCTCGCCCTCGACCACAAGAAACGCATTCGCCCAGACCAGATGGACGAGATCTTTGCCCAGAGTCTTGTCGCCAGCAGTCTTCCGGCAGACGAAGCCCTGGACCAGGCGCAGCGCATGACCGCAGTCCTGCGCGAAATGGAACGCTTGCCCAAAGCCGAGCGCCATGTTCTGCTCCTCTCCGCAATTGAGGAGCTAGGCACAGCAGAGATTGCGGAAGTTCTGGGAAGAAGTGAATCCGCCGCTCGCGCACTGCTCTTTCGCGCCCGAACAAGACTGCGCGAGCGGCTCGAATCAAGAGGAGGCAAGCGATGAAAAATTCCGAGGAAGCAATCGAAAAAGTAATGGCTGGCCTGCGCAACTCCGAACCTCCCGCCGGAATGGAACTCCGCATCCTCGCCGCCGTAAAGCATCGCGAATCGACGCAGTCCGCTACAAGCCGCTTTCGCGACAACGCTCCCCGGTTGTTGACTCGCCTCAATCAGCAAAAAGGATGGCGCACGGCCTTGGCCGCTACTGCCGTTGGCGTGATCCTGGCTGCATTCGGAATTATGTCTCTCCACCAGCATCGAAAGCCCGCAACGCTGTCAGAACTGCATCCCAACACTTCAGCCGTGTCTTCCACAGTCCAGACAAAAGAGCACACACGCTTATCGCAACCATCTACCGTGACACCAACCAGAGCGACGTCCTCGAACCATGCCTCCCATCTCGTTGCCGCTGAATTCACAATCCGTTCGCACCGGACCCGAAACATCAGCCATCCGGCCCCCGAAGCCCCACTCACGCCGCAGGAAAAGCTCCTCGTACAAATCGCGCAATCCGGCAACCCGCATGCGCTCTCCATGTTGAACAGCGAAATTCGCGTTAGACGAGAAGCGGAAGAGGACGCTGAGTTTCAAAGATTTGCCGACCGATCCGTCGCATCTCCTGACGGAGACAGCAAATGAAATTCAAATACGAAGAAATGAGGAAACACATGATGAAACCGGCAAGCGGAATCCTCGCAATCGCACTTGTCCTCGGTTGCGTTGGCAACACAGCGCCTGCGCAAAACGAGGTCTCCACCGATAAGGCAACCACAACCAACACAGAAAAAGTGTCGAAGACCTATCGCCTCACATACACCATCACCGAGTCCGACGGCGGCAAGAATCTCGGAACCCAGCACTTCTCCCTGACAGTGAACCCGGATTCCAAAGATGCGGAACTCAAAATGGGCAGCCGGGTTCCAATTGAAAGCGCAGCTTACAACACAGAGGGTCCTGCGGCGCACACTAATGTTCAGTATCAATACGTCGATGTCGGCCTGAACATCTCTGCCCGCGTACACGAATTTGCGACCGGCGCCGAAGTCTATTCCAAGTTGGAGCAATCCAGTGTAGCAGAGGCGAAATCGACTATCGGCAGCAATGCCCCAGTAATACGACAGGCAATGTTGCAGAACACCGCGACGCTCACCGCGGGCAAACCAGTCATGCTCGGCTCGCTCGATGTACCCGGAAGCACGCGGCATTTAGACATCGAAGTCATCCTCGAAAACATCAAGTAAGTCCAGAACCGTAAGTCCAATGTTCGATCGGTCATGGTCGGTGTGAAGAATACAGGCTTCGACGGAATAAGTACGGACTTCAGCCCGTACTTATTCCACGCTAAATAAGCCATGCTCTCCCCCGAGTTCAGCTTTCCGCCATCCTGACCTGTTACCGTTCTCCCCACGCATGACTATGTAACGCCCTTCCAGTCGGAAAACCCCAAATAATCCAACCCCCGAATAAAGTCTCTTGACACTCCATCCCACTCTGGGTATATAGTGCGGCTCGCATAGTAAATCGAATTATTAATTGCGGATACTCGGCCGCCGGCTTGTTAGACATACCAGCGCAGCAACGTCGCGTAACAGTCCCAAGCGTCAAAGGAGACTCTCCAATGTTTCATCCTTCTGAAGGCCGCACGCAAGCTTCCACTCCCAACAGAAACCATCCAGTCTTATGGCTCGTCACAGCTTTCCTTTTGCTCTGCTCCACATCACTACGAGCACAGACAGTCGCAACCTACAGCTTCGAAGACGGAACCGCCGACGGCTGGACCTCCTTTTTCGGCGCAAGCACCCCCGTCGCCACCAACGCCGCCGCATGGACCGGCTCTTACAGCCTGCTCACTTCCACCAGTTCCACCGGCACAGGAGGGCCCTCCATCTCGCTGAACAGCGTCCTCCTCGCTGGCGCCCAGTACACCATCACTGGATGGGTCCAGCTCACCCCCGGCGAAAGCCCCGCCAACGCCAACTTCTCCATCAAGCGCAGCGACCCCAGTTGCTCCGGCGGCACCTGTTACGACACCATCGGCAGCTACCAAGTCCCCGTAACCAACTCCGGCTGGGTCCAGATCGGCGGCAGCTACACCGTAAGCACCACCGAAACCGGCCTGCTCCTCTACTCCCAGTTAGTAGGAGCTACCAGCGCCCAATCCTTCTATCTCGACGACGTCATCATCACCGAAACCGCACCACCTCCCGGCGGAACGCCAATAGCCAGCTATACCTTCGCCGACGGCGGCCTCGACGGCTGGACGCCCTTCGGCTCTGCCACCCTAACCAACACCGCGCCGGCCATCCTCGATCCCAACGGAGACACGCACAGCCTTCTCACCACCAACCGCACCGGCGGCTACATGGGACCGAGCCTCAATCTACTCACCGTTCCCAATCTCGTAGCAGGAGCAACGTATCAAATCAGCGCATACGTGCTGCTGGCCGCTCCCGACGCCAGTAATCCCACCGCAACCATCTCGACAAAAACCGCGGACTGCGCGACCTCCGGAGCCTTCGGCAACATCGCAACCTCCGGCCCGCTCTCCAGCACAGCCTGGACCAAAGTCCAGGGCACCTTCAGCTACAGCAATCTCCCCGGCCCGCCGACAAGTCTGACCCTCTACTTCCAGTCCAGCAGCGCGACCGACTCCTTCTACATCAGCGACGTCGTAATCGGCGAACTCGCCCCCGCGCCGCTCAGCCCCAGCCAGCAGGACAACACCGGCATAACCAGCACCTTTGAAGACGGCGGCCTCGACGGCTGGAGTTCTCGCACCGGCAGCTCTACCGTGACCAACTCTACGGCCGAAGCCCACAGCGGAACGCACAGCCTCCTGACCACTGGCCGCATCGCCAACTACGATGGACCGCAGATCAACGTCAGCAACAAGATGTACAACGGATCCGAATACAACCTAAGCGTCTGGGTCATGCTGCAGCCCACAGACGGTTCCAATCACATCCTCAACATGAGCCTCCAGACCACGCTAAGCGGCAACGTAAGTTACCCCAGCATCACCAGCTACCCCGGCGTCACCGTGCCCGCAGACGGCAACTGGCACCAGATCAGCGTTACCGGCTACACCATGGGCAACGCCTACGATCCCGGAGCAGCATATCTCTATCTGCAGACCGTTCCCGCCTCCGGCAACGATCTCGTCTCCTTCTACATCGACGACTTCCAGCTCACCTACGTCGCGCCGCCCACTCCGCAGACCGACATCCCGTCGATCTACAAGACCCTCGCCGAATATTTCCCCATCGGCGCAGCCGTCGACACCACCGATCTCTCCGGCCCACATGCCCAGTTGCTCACCATGCACTTCAACAGCATGACCCCCGGCAACGATCTCAAGTGGAGCTCCATCGAACCGTCCTTCGGCACCTACGACTACACCAACGGCGACGCACTCGTGGGAGAAGCAGTCTGCAACGGCATGAAGGTACGCGGCCAAAACCTGCTCTGGGCAACCGGAGAACAGGTTCCCGCCTACGCCACCGGCGACGGCACCAACTCCGCCGCCAATCAGGCCGCAGTCACCACAAATATCCAGGAACACATCAAGAACGAAGTGCAGCACTACGGCGCCGAAGTCTACGCCTGGGACGTCGTCAACGAGCCGCTCGATCCAACCCAGCCCGACTGTCTCGTCCATGGTCCCTTCTACCAGGTCCTAGGACCGAGTTACATCGACATCGCCTTCAAAGCCGCCCAGCAGTACGCTCCCGCCGGCACCAAGCTCTTCATCAACGACTACAGCACCACCGACCCAGCGCGCCTCGCCTGCCTGGTCAAGGTGATCCACGAGCTTCGCGACCGCGGCGTTCCTGTCAACGCCATCGGCCACGAGATGCACAACCAGATCAACTATCCATCTGTCGAATCCATGGCCACCGCCGTCGAGACAGTCCATGAACACTTCCCGGACCTCGACCAGCAGGTCACAGAACTCGATATGTCCGTCTACAACGCGGGCGATGACACATCCAACTACGGCAATAACATCCCGCCGTCTGTCCTCGCCGAGCAAGGCTGGCTCTACAAACACTACTTCGATCTCTTCCGCCGTCTGAAAGGCAAAATCACCGCCGTCACCATCTGGGGCATGGCAGACGACGACACCTGGCTCGATAGCTTCCCTGTCTCGCGCACCGACTACCCGTTGCCCTTCGACATGCAACTGCAAGCCAAACCAGCCTACTGGGGCATCGTCGATCCTACGCACCTGCCCGGCTACGGCCTCGCGTTCTCCAGCACCCTCACCCGCGCCGATCACGACCAACAGATCCTCACGCTAACCGCCACCAACGGCGACGTCGGCCCCGCCTACAGCACGCAGATCAGCAGCCTCACCCTCGAACAGACTGAAGGCCGCCGTTGCTCGCCAACCATCACCGCACCCGGCGCTTATCCCATCGTCCTCGGTGACCTCGCCGTCAGCGGCTCCGCAAGCGCAACCTTCACCATCAGCTTCGCTGGTTGCGAAGACTCCGCCCGCTTCCGCATTAAAGCGCCGTGGAGCTCCGCAACCTACGAAACCGGCACATACAAGCGAGAAATCCGCGACTGGAAGGACCACGACCACCAACCCTCCCACTAACTCAAACAGACGAAAGCCCAGGCTCTCGCAATCGAGGCCTGGGCTTTCGAATCGTGATATTCACGCAGTAAAACACATTGGGAATAGCGGCTCTACTTTGGCACCAGAGATCGCTCTCTGCTTTCGTCAGGACGGTTGAAACGCGTCCCTTACCTTCGACTGTTGATGGTGGGGAAATTGGATGGTGAGGCCATTTAGAATCTCTAGCCTTGGCGATCCGGTTCCGCTCTGCCAAACCGAATACTGCGGCTCGCAGTAAAGGTTCGCTGTAGCCCCATCTCGCATGCTCCAAACCTTCCCGAGACCCATGCCGATTGGGATATCGTTGACGCCGCTATGGGGGTTGAAGTTCCAGAACCCGGTCGACCGGAGATAATAACCCTTCCTGAAGTTATAGCGGATAATCGGTTGAAGGGTTATCAGCTCCGCCGTGCTCCGTGGCTCCTCCCCGGCGACCCCGGTGAAGGAATGCTGATAAGTGAAAATCGCTCCCGCAAGTCCCCATTTCGCCGCATCCACCGCGATCGTCGCGCCACCGGCCTGCCACTTTCCAGCGCCCATATTGGGATGGCTCGCAGTAGGAATCACGAGAAGAGGGCCCGCCCCAAGGGTCATGTGCTGCACGTGGGTTTCCGCCAGATCAAATATGGTGAAATCGCCAAGTCCCCCGTCCGTACCTTGCGGAAAGACCGGATCCTTGAAGACAGGCTGATAGATACGCGTTATGTTGTTTACTCCGAATAGCTTGAACGGAACGTAGAGTCGAAATAGCTCCTCGTCACTCATGCGACCGTTATAACCTTCGGTTGATGGTATAAGGTAATTCTGCATTACGAGCGTAAGCTTCGGAGTAAGAGGGTTATTCGCATTGTTGGTCGCGCTACCGGCAGGTGCGGCTCCGTCAGATTCAGTGCTTACTTGAGGAGTTGGAGCGTCCGGAACAGCCTGCGCCATGGCAGCTACGGAGAAATAAATGAATAATGTCACGAGTAATAAAATCATGAAACGGTTGCACTACCTCAATCAATAGATTTGCCTTATCTCGCTTCGACACGTCCGCCAGGAAACGGGCAGTCGGCACTGCGGGAATTGGCAGCAGCAGACAAATCAAGGCTTGATGAGGCAGTTGGAATCCACGTGGATCTGTGGACTTATTCAGCGTATCAGGAGATATCTTTCAGAACATCCCACTAAGTAGAGCGTCCCTTCTGACGCCCTTTTCGAGAGGCTTTCTATACCCGTTTTGAGTAAGTGTTAAATACCATGCAAGGGGCATCGCTAACCGGAGAACTCGGATCGACTGTGAGGATCACTGACCCTGGCACATTTTGCATTTTCCCGGAAACCCTCCTCAATCCGGACAATAATAAGAGAATCAGTACCAAAAAGGGAGAAACGGGGCGAGTCCGAAAGTTCTATTCTCGATGCATGAAAGTGTGATTTCCATTCACTTGATAACCTTAGTTTGACTCGTACGATAAACGGCGCATGGTCTTTCAAAGAGGTCTTCGCTTGTCATCCTTCAAACCGTCGAACCTCCAGGCCATCGGAGTGGCAGTCTTCATAATTGTCATCCAGCGAGTCGGCTTCATGGTTCTGGGGCCCGGTCCCACCAGAACGTTGTTCCTCGATTCGCTCATCGTATTTTCCAACTGCGCGGCCATCGCGAGTTGCTTTGCCGCTTCCATGCGCAGAGGCGGCGTGTCCCGTATTTTTTGGCTGCTCTTCGCCAGCGCCTTCGCCATGCAACTCGTCGCAGATGTAAGCTGGGCCTACTGCCGTTACTTCCACATTCAGGTTCCCGATTCCGCCCTGTTTCCCTCTTTGTTCTATCGGCTATATGCCGGACCCATGGCCATCGCCCTCTTCCTGTCGGAAGATACCCGTACTTCGAAACTGGAATCCTTTTTCAACGGAGGCATCGTCGTCGGGCTCGTTGGCATAACCATGTATCAGCTTCAAATGGCCGAGCTAAGCGCCCATGACCCGCGGCTCTGGCAGCAGATCACGATCGGTACTGGAGTCAATCTCA is drawn from Acidicapsa acidisoli and contains these coding sequences:
- a CDS encoding endo-1,4-beta-xylanase, whose product is MFHPSEGRTQASTPNRNHPVLWLVTAFLLLCSTSLRAQTVATYSFEDGTADGWTSFFGASTPVATNAAAWTGSYSLLTSTSSTGTGGPSISLNSVLLAGAQYTITGWVQLTPGESPANANFSIKRSDPSCSGGTCYDTIGSYQVPVTNSGWVQIGGSYTVSTTETGLLLYSQLVGATSAQSFYLDDVIITETAPPPGGTPIASYTFADGGLDGWTPFGSATLTNTAPAILDPNGDTHSLLTTNRTGGYMGPSLNLLTVPNLVAGATYQISAYVLLAAPDASNPTATISTKTADCATSGAFGNIATSGPLSSTAWTKVQGTFSYSNLPGPPTSLTLYFQSSSATDSFYISDVVIGELAPAPLSPSQQDNTGITSTFEDGGLDGWSSRTGSSTVTNSTAEAHSGTHSLLTTGRIANYDGPQINVSNKMYNGSEYNLSVWVMLQPTDGSNHILNMSLQTTLSGNVSYPSITSYPGVTVPADGNWHQISVTGYTMGNAYDPGAAYLYLQTVPASGNDLVSFYIDDFQLTYVAPPTPQTDIPSIYKTLAEYFPIGAAVDTTDLSGPHAQLLTMHFNSMTPGNDLKWSSIEPSFGTYDYTNGDALVGEAVCNGMKVRGQNLLWATGEQVPAYATGDGTNSAANQAAVTTNIQEHIKNEVQHYGAEVYAWDVVNEPLDPTQPDCLVHGPFYQVLGPSYIDIAFKAAQQYAPAGTKLFINDYSTTDPARLACLVKVIHELRDRGVPVNAIGHEMHNQINYPSVESMATAVETVHEHFPDLDQQVTELDMSVYNAGDDTSNYGNNIPPSVLAEQGWLYKHYFDLFRRLKGKITAVTIWGMADDDTWLDSFPVSRTDYPLPFDMQLQAKPAYWGIVDPTHLPGYGLAFSSTLTRADHDQQILTLTATNGDVGPAYSTQISSLTLEQTEGRRCSPTITAPGAYPIVLGDLAVSGSASATFTISFAGCEDSARFRIKAPWSSATYETGTYKREIRDWKDHDHQPSH
- a CDS encoding antitoxin Xre-like helix-turn-helix domain-containing protein — its product is MAHAASIPRPEFPSAAFDWRAVESGVPLSALEQFSSYSGIKMGELLEVVIPLRTLKHRRQRNEPLNLEESDRLGRVVRIYELAARVFGDREDGKEWLLEPKDRFDGKPALAMLRSTAGERAVEEFLIQIDEGMFV
- a CDS encoding RNA polymerase sigma factor, whose amino-acid sequence is MASIEGCSLASFSIEAERSQINQADLASLVTSYSALLFRVAHSVLRSRAEAEDVVQDAFLRVLKHHRSLHEIRDTRVWLVRIAWNLALDHKKRIRPDQMDEIFAQSLVASSLPADEALDQAQRMTAVLREMERLPKAERHVLLLSAIEELGTAEIAEVLGRSESAARALLFRARTRLRERLESRGGKR
- a CDS encoding VWA domain-containing protein, translated to MLGLGLTGFGVAGAVARAQQLPPPEPPKPMPTPQEETPTLRVTTNVVLVPTLVEKDHGQVIYGLKVGDFVVEDNGVPQKLRVEEDMDTAPVALVVAVEQGRASALEFDKVAKLGPLLDLFLGDGKSEAALVGFDSKPQLVRDFTQSESDLTDDLRHFAPGDGGSAILDTVGYAVDLLQTQPKEYRRVLLLISEERDHGSRHIRPEKLVERIGLTDVLVLSLTFSPARAEFSHDLKDNGDNRVMNPISTLLMAVQAIKKNVAKQIALMSGGEYAPFTRDKAFEERVTEVAQHARNRYLLSFYPSDSTPGLHTLRVHLTQDYGAHVVARANYWAIGEQ